In the Geobacter sp. FeAm09 genome, one interval contains:
- a CDS encoding YezD family protein: MAAPTEPWTRDLELVVREALSAIRFGTVTLVVQDGRVIQVDKSEKIRLNKVGYVDGGGI, encoded by the coding sequence ATGGCCGCCCCGACCGAGCCATGGACCCGTGACCTGGAACTGGTGGTGCGCGAGGCGCTGTCTGCGATCCGTTTCGGTACGGTGACGCTTGTGGTGCAGGACGGCCGGGTGATTCAGGTGGACAAGAGCGAGAAGATCCGTCTCAACAAGGTGGGCTACGTGGACGGCGGCGGGATCTGA
- a CDS encoding Rrf2 family transcriptional regulator — MISKKTKYALKALYHLAGQPSSQPVLISELAKAGNIPKKFLEFILLSLRKGGILQSRIGKGGGYYLASPPARITLGSVVRILEGDLAPVQCLSETNYAKCDECDDEATCGIRLVMVDVNKALIRVLDSLTLADMLERSETERSKLANVLDFSI, encoded by the coding sequence ATGATATCGAAAAAGACCAAATACGCGCTCAAGGCGCTCTATCACCTGGCCGGGCAGCCCAGTTCGCAGCCGGTGCTGATCTCCGAGTTGGCCAAGGCGGGGAACATCCCCAAGAAGTTCCTGGAGTTCATCCTCCTGTCGCTGCGCAAAGGGGGCATCCTCCAGAGCCGGATCGGCAAGGGGGGCGGCTACTACCTGGCCTCCCCGCCCGCCAGGATCACCCTGGGGAGTGTGGTGCGGATCCTGGAGGGGGACCTGGCGCCGGTGCAGTGCCTCAGCGAGACCAACTACGCCAAGTGCGACGAATGCGACGACGAGGCGACCTGCGGCATCCGGCTGGTGATGGTGGATGTCAACAAGGCTTTGATTCGGGTGCTGGACAGCCTGACCCTGGCTGATATGCTTGAACGGAGCGAAACCGAGCGGAGCAAGCTGGCGAACGTGCTGGACTTCAGCATCTGA
- a CDS encoding 2-oxoglutarate dehydrogenase E1 component encodes MAKDFISNLSGPWLETLYETWQRDNTAVAEEWQHFFSGFELGREGGAPAATVTADGGPGPLKQSGVQSLIYRYRNIGHLLACTDPLSPCLLEHPLLMLSEFGLSNDDLDTTFTARRFGRQSATLREIVATLRETYCREIGVEFMHIQEPAERQWLIDRMEPRRNKPEVSRDEQLHILEKLHEAALFEAFLQRRFPGQKRFSLEGGEVLIPVLDTLRQACPAAGISDMVLGMAHRGRLNVLAHIFGKPYENIFAEFRDTMEFGFLGDGDVKYHKGYSADIELPDGRLHLTLTSNPSHLEAVNPVVEGKCRARQTRYGAGGAQRVLPLLIHGDAAFAGQGSIMEVLNMSQLEGYGTGGTIHVVLNNQIGFTTLPKDARSTRYATDVAKMLACPIFHVQGEAPESAVHAARLALEYRQTFGRDVVIELICYRRHGHNEGDEPAFTQPLMYRQITTRPPVNRIYADTLAEEGQDATVVAGIEQDIANRLDNALQSEPQPAKIGFHQQWSDIGRDYAATGTETGVPAEKLVALAHAMVELPPGFAPHAKILTLIKKRLEAVISGNGLDWGNAETLAYATLLDEGMPVRLSGQDSRRGTFNHRHCVLHDTATDTSYTPLAATARGGATFQAWDSLLSEFGVLGYEYGYSLETPGGLVIWEAQFGDFANGAQVIIDQFIASGETKWNRASGLVMLLPHGYEGQGAEHSSARIERYLQLCARENMVVAMPSTPAQMFHLLRRQLKQPFRKPLIVFTPKSLLRHPNCVSSLAELQQGSFREMIMDSPEAASGVTRVLACSGKIYYELVDERDRLGRNDTAILRVEQLYPLRRDLLAEIVGTLPPGVRFTWVQEEPENMGAWPSLRQHLAEAAGAVRYVGRPEDSCPAVGSHRIHAEEQKAIINAAFSD; translated from the coding sequence ATGGCAAAAGACTTCATTTCCAACCTCTCCGGTCCATGGCTCGAAACTCTCTATGAAACCTGGCAGCGGGACAACACGGCGGTGGCGGAGGAATGGCAGCATTTTTTCAGCGGTTTCGAACTCGGCAGGGAGGGGGGCGCCCCTGCCGCCACCGTGACGGCGGATGGCGGCCCCGGTCCCCTGAAACAGTCCGGGGTCCAGTCCCTCATCTACCGTTACCGCAATATCGGCCACCTGCTGGCCTGTACCGACCCCCTCTCCCCCTGTCTGCTTGAGCACCCCCTGCTGATGCTTTCCGAGTTCGGCCTGAGCAACGACGACCTGGACACGACCTTCACCGCCCGGCGGTTCGGCAGACAGAGCGCCACCCTGCGGGAGATCGTGGCGACCCTGCGGGAAACCTACTGCCGGGAGATCGGCGTCGAGTTCATGCACATCCAGGAGCCGGCCGAGCGGCAATGGCTGATCGACCGCATGGAGCCGCGCCGCAACAAGCCGGAGGTGTCCCGTGACGAACAGCTGCATATTCTGGAGAAACTCCATGAGGCGGCGCTGTTCGAAGCGTTTCTCCAGCGCCGCTTCCCCGGCCAGAAGCGCTTCTCCCTGGAAGGGGGCGAGGTCCTGATCCCGGTGCTGGATACGCTCAGGCAGGCGTGCCCGGCCGCCGGCATCAGCGACATGGTGCTGGGCATGGCGCACCGGGGCAGGCTGAACGTGCTGGCCCACATCTTCGGCAAGCCCTATGAGAACATCTTCGCCGAATTCCGCGATACCATGGAGTTCGGCTTCCTGGGCGACGGGGATGTGAAATACCACAAGGGGTATTCGGCCGACATCGAGCTGCCCGACGGCAGGCTGCACCTGACCCTCACCTCCAACCCGAGCCACCTGGAAGCGGTCAATCCGGTGGTCGAGGGCAAGTGCCGCGCCCGGCAGACCCGTTACGGCGCAGGGGGAGCCCAGCGGGTGCTGCCGTTGTTGATCCACGGCGACGCGGCCTTTGCGGGACAGGGGAGCATCATGGAAGTGCTCAATATGTCACAACTGGAAGGGTACGGCACCGGCGGCACCATCCATGTGGTGCTCAACAACCAGATCGGCTTCACCACCCTCCCCAAGGATGCCCGTTCCACCCGCTATGCCACCGATGTGGCCAAGATGCTCGCCTGCCCCATCTTCCACGTGCAGGGCGAAGCCCCGGAGAGCGCCGTGCACGCCGCCCGCCTGGCCCTGGAATACCGGCAGACGTTCGGCCGCGACGTGGTGATCGAACTGATCTGCTACCGCCGCCATGGCCACAACGAGGGGGACGAACCGGCCTTCACCCAGCCGCTCATGTACCGTCAGATCACGACCCGCCCCCCGGTCAACCGCATCTATGCCGACACCCTGGCCGAAGAGGGACAGGATGCGACGGTAGTGGCCGGCATCGAACAGGACATCGCGAACCGCCTCGACAACGCCCTGCAGAGCGAGCCCCAGCCGGCGAAGATCGGTTTCCACCAGCAGTGGAGCGACATCGGCCGCGACTATGCCGCCACCGGCACGGAAACCGGCGTCCCGGCGGAAAAGCTCGTGGCCCTGGCCCACGCCATGGTGGAGTTGCCGCCCGGCTTCGCCCCCCACGCCAAGATCCTGACCCTGATCAAAAAACGCCTCGAGGCGGTTATCAGCGGCAACGGCCTGGACTGGGGCAATGCCGAGACCCTGGCGTACGCCACCCTGCTGGACGAGGGCATGCCGGTGCGCCTCTCGGGGCAGGACTCGCGGCGCGGGACCTTCAACCACCGCCACTGCGTTCTGCACGACACCGCCACTGACACCTCCTATACGCCGCTGGCCGCGACGGCACGGGGGGGGGCGACGTTCCAGGCCTGGGACAGCCTCCTGTCGGAATTCGGCGTGCTCGGCTACGAGTACGGCTATTCCCTGGAGACCCCGGGCGGCCTCGTCATCTGGGAGGCCCAGTTCGGCGACTTCGCCAATGGCGCCCAAGTCATCATCGACCAGTTCATCGCCAGCGGGGAAACCAAGTGGAACCGGGCCAGCGGGCTGGTCATGCTGCTTCCCCACGGCTACGAAGGCCAGGGGGCCGAGCACTCCAGTGCCCGCATCGAGCGCTACCTGCAACTGTGCGCCCGGGAGAACATGGTGGTGGCCATGCCCTCCACACCGGCCCAGATGTTCCACCTGCTGCGCCGCCAACTCAAGCAGCCCTTCCGCAAGCCGCTCATCGTTTTTACGCCCAAGAGCCTGCTGCGCCACCCGAACTGCGTTTCCTCCCTCGCGGAGTTGCAGCAGGGGAGCTTCCGGGAGATGATCATGGACAGCCCCGAGGCCGCCTCCGGCGTCACCCGGGTGCTTGCCTGCAGCGGCAAGATCTACTACGAACTGGTTGACGAGCGCGACCGGCTGGGCCGGAACGACACCGCCATCCTCAGGGTCGAACAGCTCTACCCCCTGCGCCGGGACCTGCTCGCGGAGATCGTCGGGACGCTGCCCCCGGGGGTACGCTTCACCTGGGTTCAGGAGGAACCGGAAAACATGGGGGCATGGCCCAGCCTGCGCCAGCACCTGGCCGAGGCGGCGGGGGCGGTACGCTACGTGGGGCGCCCGGAGGACAGCTGCCCCGCCGTCGGCTCCCATAGAATCCATGCCGAAGAGCAAAAGGCCATCATCAACGCGGCGTTCTCCGACTGA
- a CDS encoding cytochrome C biogenesis protein ResB produces the protein MKSFWRLCISLELCLVLLAAVCGAMAAGSFRLSGEYAAAINAMPLLAWLRRAPFPVSWWLWLCLALLALLAVNTVFCSIATVGARRGRAGLVPLLAPQMLHAGFLLIMIAHLLSATGGFMEQVVAFEGDVIRLPDGRPFAIGSIGVIMSPQGMPTGISSELFTAPNDAAARVTITPNHPWLSGGYGVYLKQAEAVPHRRALLEIHREPGAAAALAGALLFMAGNILLLYLRNGAREAAPEADP, from the coding sequence ATGAAATCGTTCTGGCGACTGTGCATATCACTCGAACTGTGCCTGGTGCTGCTTGCCGCGGTCTGCGGCGCCATGGCCGCGGGATCGTTCCGGCTCTCGGGGGAATACGCCGCGGCCATCAACGCCATGCCGCTCCTGGCATGGCTGCGCCGGGCGCCGTTCCCGGTCTCCTGGTGGCTCTGGCTCTGCCTGGCGCTTCTGGCCCTGCTGGCAGTCAATACCGTGTTCTGCTCCATTGCCACCGTCGGCGCACGCCGGGGCCGGGCGGGCCTTGTGCCCCTGCTGGCGCCGCAGATGCTCCATGCCGGCTTCCTGCTGATCATGATCGCCCACCTCTTGAGCGCCACCGGCGGCTTCATGGAACAGGTGGTGGCCTTCGAGGGGGACGTGATCCGCCTGCCGGACGGCAGGCCTTTTGCAATCGGCAGCATCGGTGTTATCATGTCTCCCCAAGGGATGCCGACCGGCATCAGCAGCGAGCTGTTCACCGCACCCAACGACGCCGCCGCGCGGGTCACCATCACCCCCAACCATCCCTGGCTGTCCGGCGGTTACGGCGTCTACCTCAAACAGGCCGAGGCGGTTCCCCACCGGCGGGCATTGCTGGAGATACACCGCGAGCCGGGGGCGGCAGCGGCCCTGGCCGGTGCCCTGCTGTTCATGGCCGGGAACATACTCCTGCTCTACCTGCGCAACGGCGCCAGGGAGGCGGCGCCCGAAGCGGACCCGTGA
- the cysK gene encoding cysteine synthase A, translating into MSSIYADNSQSIGNTPLIKLNHVTEGAKATVLVKVEGRNPAYSVKCRIGANLIWDAEKRGVLKPGVEIIEPTSGNTGIALAYVAAARGYKLTLTMPETMSIERRRVLAALGANLILTPGAEGMKGAIAKAEEIAASDPKKYFIPQQFKNPANPEIHEKTTGPEIWNDTDGAVDVVVAGVGTGGTITGISRYIKNTRGKKIVSVAVEPKESPVITQKLAGQELKPAPHKIQGIGAGFIPDTLDLSVIDRVEPVESNEAIEFAKRLSREEGLLVGISSGAAAAAAVRLAKLDEFAGKTIVAILPDAAERYLSTPLFEGI; encoded by the coding sequence ATGAGCAGCATCTACGCAGACAACTCCCAATCCATCGGCAACACACCGCTGATCAAACTGAACCACGTTACAGAGGGTGCCAAGGCCACGGTCCTGGTGAAGGTCGAGGGTCGCAACCCGGCCTACTCGGTCAAATGCCGCATCGGGGCCAACCTGATCTGGGATGCGGAGAAGCGCGGGGTGCTCAAGCCCGGCGTGGAGATCATCGAGCCGACCAGCGGCAACACCGGCATCGCCCTGGCCTACGTGGCTGCGGCCCGCGGCTACAAGCTGACCCTGACCATGCCGGAGACCATGAGCATCGAGCGGCGCCGGGTGCTGGCCGCCCTGGGCGCCAACCTGATCCTCACCCCTGGTGCCGAAGGGATGAAGGGAGCCATCGCCAAGGCCGAGGAGATCGCCGCCTCCGACCCGAAGAAGTACTTCATCCCCCAGCAGTTCAAGAACCCGGCCAACCCCGAGATCCACGAGAAGACCACCGGGCCGGAGATCTGGAACGACACGGACGGGGCGGTGGACGTGGTGGTGGCTGGCGTGGGCACCGGCGGCACCATCACCGGGATTTCCCGGTACATCAAGAACACCCGGGGCAAGAAGATCGTCTCGGTGGCGGTGGAGCCCAAGGAGAGCCCGGTGATCACCCAGAAGCTGGCCGGCCAGGAATTGAAGCCGGCCCCCCACAAGATCCAGGGGATCGGCGCCGGTTTCATCCCCGACACCCTTGACCTGAGCGTGATCGATCGGGTGGAACCGGTGGAGAGCAACGAGGCCATCGAATTCGCCAAGCGCCTTTCCCGGGAAGAGGGTCTCCTGGTGGGTATTTCCAGCGGCGCCGCCGCTGCTGCTGCGGTCCGGTTGGCCAAGCTGGACGAATTTGCGGGCAAGACCATCGTGGCGATCCTGCCGGACGCAGCGGAGCGCTACCTGTCCACGCCGCTGTTCGAGGGGATCTGA